A window of Aricia agestis chromosome 3, ilAriAges1.1, whole genome shotgun sequence contains these coding sequences:
- the LOC121725342 gene encoding calexcitin-2, protein MSISEFRRKKLLYVFNVFFDVNQSGTIERKDFELAIEKICSLRGWKPGDPKHTETHEVMIKVWEGLRKRADSNKDGQVSVEEWVSMWNEYAQNPSAALNWQQQYCQFMFQLEDASADGAIDSDEFTTVCSSYGIDPQECKVAFAKMAKGKASVSWEEFQDLWKEYFSTEDPSAPGNFIFGRTSF, encoded by the exons ATGTCCATCTCTGAATTCAGACGTAAGAAGCTCCTATATGTCTTCAACGTTTTCTTTG ATGTCAATCAAAGTGGAACAATTGAAAGAAAAGATTTCGAGTTGGCGATAGAG AAAATCTGCAGCCTTCGAGGATGGAAGCCTGGTGACCCCAAGCACACCGAGACACACGAGGTCATGATCAAAGTCTGGGAGGGCCTGAGGAAAAGGGCAGATTCCAACAAAGATGGCCAG GTATCCGTAGAGGAATGGGTGTCCATGTGGAATGAGTACGCCCAGAACCCCTCCGCTGCTCTGAACTGGCAGCAGCAGTACTGCCAATTCATGTTCCAACTGGAGGACGCCAGCGCCGACGGTGCCATCGACTCGGATGAGTTCACCACCGTCTGCTCCTCCTACGGCATCGACCCTCAGGAATGCAAGGTCGCCTTCGCCAAGATGGCTAAG GGCAAGGCGAGCGTCTCCTGGGAAGAATTCCAGGATTTGTGGAAGGAATACTTTTCCACCGAAGACCCGAGCGCTCCAGGCAATTTTATATTCGGAAGGACCAGCTTCTAA